The DNA window ACCATCAGTTACACTTGAAACTTACCACTCAATTTAATAATTTTCAGTAATATTTAATGTTTCACCATACGCTGTTCCATATGGAGAATGCCACGCCAGTTACACTTGAAACTGACCACTCAATTTAATAATTTTATGTAATACTATCTGCCACATATTATGCTTATTATGTCCCCATCCTCAAGTTCATGATCCGCCGCAACCCTCATCCCCTTCCTTGCATCCACCGCGTGCATGAAGGAATCCCCTATCTCGGTGTGTATCAGGTAGGCAAGGTCCCTTGGGCCTGAACCGCGGGGAACCAGCAGCGCATCAGGGAGAACATTGCCCCTCTGATCAGTGAAGTGATGTTCATCCTCAACCGGGAAGACAACTATCATATCCAGAAGATCAAATACCACCCTGTTGATTGCCTCCTGGACACCCGTGCTCCCGTAGACCTCAAGGACGTTTTCACGGATATACTCAAGGGCTGCCCTCTGCCTGTCGGTGAGCCCTGACCCATCAACAATCTCAAAGTCCCCTGCCCCTGGTGTGTAACTAATAAGCCCGGCCTCTGATGCCCTTCTGAGGGCAAGTTCAGCCTCTGCAGATGCCGGTACCACATGGGGGTAGGAATCCATGAGGCGTTCAATGTTTTTCCGAGCCTCTGGAATGTCGGCCTTGTTTGCAACTATCAGCATGGGCTTTGCTATCCTGAGGAGTTCATCAAGAAATTCCAGGAGTTCATCCTTACCCCATGAGTAAACATCTGCCTCCACCTTCCTTGATGCCTCGATGATATCCTCGGGAGTTATACCTGTACCTGAGAGCTGTTCATGTATTATGCGATTCATATCAAGCTTCTCTGATGCTGCCTTCCTTAAAAGGCGTTCCCAGTTCTTCTCAAGGATGCCGTAGAGCCACATGGTTATTTCGTCCTCAAGGAACTGCACATCCTCCATAGGGTCATGGCTCCCTGGCTCAACGGGTCTTCCCTCCTCGTCTGTTGAACCTGAGGCGTCTATTACATGCAGGAATGCTCTGGCCTGTCTGAGATCATCCAGGAACTTATTTCCAAGGCCCCTGCCCTCATGGGCCCCCGGGACAAGACCCGCCACATCGATGAGTTCCACAGGGATCAGTCTGGTGCCATCAATGCATCGTGAGTTTTTGGGGTTGCACTGGACCCCAAGCTCCTGGCAGGGGCACCTGCAGGATGCATAGGCAACTGCATGGTTGGCATCGATGGTGGTGAATGGATATGATGCCACCTCTGCCTCTGAGAGGGTGGCTGCGTTGAAGAAGGATGATTTTCCAACGTTGGGTTTTCCTGTGACTGCAATCTGAATCATTGTTACCACATTAATAAATGGTCATGAAACAATTATATATGTTGGTCCTGAATAATATCCGTTGAACTGAATGCGCTGGTTGTGGATGGTCATGGTGCTCTATATAGTGGGTATAGGTCCCGGTTCATCTGATTACATCACCCCTGCCGCTGCTGCCGCTGTGGGGGAGTCTGATACTGTATTTGGGAGTAGAAGGGCCCTTGAACTGTTTCCTGATGTGAATGAAGCTGTAGTGGTGGGTGGTGGGGATATGGATGAAAAGCTTGAAATGGCGGCTGAGCTTGCAGTTTCAGGTAAGGTTTCGGTGCTCTCAACAGGTGACCCCGGGTTTTCAGGTGTTCTGAAACCAATTAAGAGGATACTATCAGAAAAGAAGCTTGACGTTGAAATTCAGGTTATTCCTGGTGTGAGTTCCGTCCAGCTCTGCGCTGCAAGGCTCCTTATTCCCTGGGATGATGCTGACATAGTCACATTTCACGGCCGAAGTGAGGAGAATATAGTGCATATTCTTGATAACGGGAGGCCAACGATAATTCTCCCATCAAGGACCCCCTCTGATACCGCCAGGTTCCTTATGGAAATTGGTGTGGATCCAGAAAGATTTGTTGCTGTCTGTGAAAGGCTCAGCTACCCTGATGAAAGGATTGTTAAACTGAAACTCGGGGAACTGGCGGTATCTGAATTCAGCTACATGTCAGTCATTGTGGTATTCTGAAGAGACCTATGAATTTCTTTTAATCTGATGCTGGACCTGATAAATTACACTGAAGCTTTCTATTTCTTTGATGAATTATCTGATTTCAGCTCGGGTACTCCAGTAACTCATGGCACGCCATAACTCTATTTTATTCAGATTTCAGTAAGAAATTTA is part of the Methanothermobacter sp. K4 genome and encodes:
- a CDS encoding cobalt-precorrin-7 (C(5))-methyltransferase, with the protein product MVLYIVGIGPGSSDYITPAAAAAVGESDTVFGSRRALELFPDVNEAVVVGGGDMDEKLEMAAELAVSGKVSVLSTGDPGFSGVLKPIKRILSEKKLDVEIQVIPGVSSVQLCAARLLIPWDDADIVTFHGRSEENIVHILDNGRPTIILPSRTPSDTARFLMEIGVDPERFVAVCERLSYPDERIVKLKLGELAVSEFSYMSVIVVF
- a CDS encoding redox-regulated ATPase YchF, yielding MIQIAVTGKPNVGKSSFFNAATLSEAEVASYPFTTIDANHAVAYASCRCPCQELGVQCNPKNSRCIDGTRLIPVELIDVAGLVPGAHEGRGLGNKFLDDLRQARAFLHVIDASGSTDEEGRPVEPGSHDPMEDVQFLEDEITMWLYGILEKNWERLLRKAASEKLDMNRIIHEQLSGTGITPEDIIEASRKVEADVYSWGKDELLEFLDELLRIAKPMLIVANKADIPEARKNIERLMDSYPHVVPASAEAELALRRASEAGLISYTPGAGDFEIVDGSGLTDRQRAALEYIRENVLEVYGSTGVQEAINRVVFDLLDMIVVFPVEDEHHFTDQRGNVLPDALLVPRGSGPRDLAYLIHTEIGDSFMHAVDARKGMRVAADHELEDGDIISIICGR